The genomic interval GCGCGAGGACTTCCGCCGCCGGGCGCTGTGGGCGGGCACGGTCACCGTGGGACTGTCGATCCTGGTCCTTCCGCTGCTCCACGCCCGCGCGCCGCACCTGTGGCACGGCCTGCTGAGCCCCCGCGCCTGGCTGGTCGTCGCCGCCGGCGTCATCGCGGCACTCCTCTCCGGCCGGGCGCTGCTCCGGCGCCGCTTCCGGCTGGCGCGTACCGCGACCGTCGCGCAGACCGTCTGCCTGCTCGGCGGCTGGGGAATCGCGCAGCACCCGTACCTCATCTACCCGGACGTGACCATCGCCTCCGCCGCCGCTCCGGCGTCCACGCTCGCCTTCCTGCTCTGGTCGCTGCCGTTCGGCATGGCGCTGCTGCTGCCGTCGCTGTGGCTGCTGTTCCGCGTGTTCAAGGGCGAGCACCTGTAGAGGGTTAGCTGCGCCGGACGGAATCCCGGCCCGCGACACCGCGTCTGCATGCGCGGAATCTCGTCCGCAGACGATCGCGGTTCCCAGCCGGGCGTTTCGGACGCCCGGCCCGCTGCACGACGTCCATCTTCCGGTCCGCTCCAAGCCCTTTTCCCGCTTTCCGGCATACCCTCGCGTTTCCCGCCGACGTTGCGGCCCAACCCGCGCGTGCTAAATTCACATCTCTCTCCACTCCGCCTCACCAGATCCCGCGCTCCCGTGCCCGCCCCTCCGGCGGCCCGTCCGGAGCCGAACCGGAGCCCCGCAGCATGAGACCCCTGTTCCGACGCTTCGCCATCGCGCTCGCGGTCCTGGCGCTGGCCGCCCTGCTCGCCTTCGCGCTGGGCAGCGTCTTCGCGTCGCGCGGCGGGGCGGTGGGGTCGGCGCTGGCGTACGATGCCATCGCGTATGTCTTCCTGATGGTGGGCGTCATGGCGTACCGGCGCTCCAGCGGGGTCGCGGCGGGGCCGGCGTTCCTCATCCACATGAGCAGCTGGGCGCTGTACCTGCCCTTCTTCGGGATGACGGGCGGCACGCCCGAAGGCAGCGCGGCCTACGCGGCCTACGCGCTGGGCTTCTTCCTCAACGGCGTGTCGCTGCTGCACTTCTCCGCCGCGCTGGCGTTCCCGCGGCGCGTGAACGGGTGGCTGGG from Longimicrobiaceae bacterium carries:
- a CDS encoding cytochrome d ubiquinol oxidase subunit II encodes the protein REDFRRRALWAGTVTVGLSILVLPLLHARAPHLWHGLLSPRAWLVVAAGVIAALLSGRALLRRRFRLARTATVAQTVCLLGGWGIAQHPYLIYPDVTIASAAAPASTLAFLLWSLPFGMALLLPSLWLLFRVFKGEHL